From a single Vitis vinifera cultivar Pinot Noir 40024 chromosome 18, ASM3070453v1 genomic region:
- the LOC100852977 gene encoding RNA pseudouridine synthase 2, chloroplastic isoform X1 codes for MIFSLNSASFFSISHTSQSALLFPRNPKSCSRVFRILRACSNSTDEPLVSVSGRRTNYAGVRLEETVVDVNSDSGKLRLDSWISSRIIGISRARVQSSIRSGLVSVNDRIVDKVSHVIRAGDKVNCTISELQPLRAEPEDIPLDIVYEDEHVLVVNKPAHMVVHPAPGNASGTLVNGILHHCSLPTVALPNRDSEEDDISDDEFNSFAAGQNCGTCETNIRPGIVHRLDKGTSGLLVVAKDEHSHAHLSEQFKLHSIHRVYISLTSGVPTPLSGRVEIPVGRDPNNRIRMTAVPGPSNSGQARHAASRYKVIEILAAGGSALVEWRLETGRTHQIRAHAKYLGIPLLGDEVYGGTKNMALSLLRPRIPSSHHGQLAQLVSRLDRPCLHAVALGFNHPKTGKNVHFSCQPPEDFAEILSWLRKISTEKKKGLIL; via the exons ATGATCTTCTCACTTAACTCCGcttcttttttctctatttcccACACTTCACAGTCTGCACTTCTCTTCCCTCGAAACCCTAAATCGTGCTCTAGGGTTTTCAGAATCCTTAGAGCTTGCTCTAATTCCACCGACGAACCTCTCGTATCTGTTTCCGGCCGGAGAACTAATTACGCAGGAGTTCGATTGGAGGAGACCGTTGTCGATGTCAATTCCGATTCAGGAAAGCTGAGGCTGGATTCTTGGATTTCTTCTCGCATAATCGGTATAAGTAGGGCTAGAGTGCAATCGAGCATTCGGTCGGGGCTTGTAAGCGTTAATGACAGGATTGTCGATAAG GTTTCCCATGTTATCAGAGCTGGGGACAAGGTTAATTGCACAATATCGGAGTTGCAACCCTTAAGGGCTGAACCAGAGGATATACCTTTAGATATAGTTTATGAAGATGAACATGTACTGGTGGTCAACAAACCTGCACACATG GTTGTTCATCCTGCACCTGGCAATGCTAGTGGCACACTTGTAAATGGTATTCTTCACCATTGCAGTCTTCCCACAGTTGCATTGCCAAACAGGGACTCTGAGGAAGATGATATTTCGGATGATGAGTTCAATAGTTTTGCTGCAGGCCAGAATTGTGGCACATGTGAAACTAATATTCGCCCTGGAATTGTGCACAGATTAGACAAAGGCACCAGTGGATTGCTTGTTGTTGCGAAG GATGAACATTCTCATGCCCATTTATCTGAACAGTTCAAGCTACACTCCATCCACAGAGTATACATTAGTCTTACGTCTGGAGTACCCACTCCACTTTCTGGACGAGTGGAGATCCCAGTAGGTCGTGATCCAAATAATCGAATTCGCATGACTGCTGTTCCTGGACCTAGTAACTCTGGACAGGCCCGTCATGCTGCTAGTAG GTATAAAGTTATTGAAATACTTGCTGCTGGTGGTTCTGCATTGGTTGAGTGGAGATTAGAAACTGGGCGTACTCATCAG ATTCGTGCACATGCCAAGTACCTGGGAATCCCTCTACTAGGAGATGAGGTCTATGGAGGAACTAAGAACATGGCCTTGTCTCTGCTTCGGCCCAGAATCCCATCTAGCCATCATGGTCAACTGGCACAGCTGGTTTCGAGATTGGATAGGCCTTGCCTCCATGCTGTGGCTCTTGG GTTTAACCATCCAAAAACAGGGAAGAACGTACACTTTTCTTGCCAACCTCCTGAAGATTTTGCTGAGATTTTGAGTTGGCTTCGTAAAATTAGCACAGAGAAG AAAAAAGGTCTGATATTGTAG
- the LOC100852977 gene encoding RNA pseudouridine synthase 2, chloroplastic isoform X2, giving the protein MIFSLNSASFFSISHTSQSALLFPRNPKSCSRVFRILRACSNSTDEPLVSVSGRRTNYAGVRLEETVVDVNSDSGKLRLDSWISSRIIGISRARVQSSIRSGLVSVNDRIVDKVSHVIRAGDKVNCTISELQPLRAEPEDIPLDIVYEDEHVLVVNKPAHMVVHPAPGNASGTLVNGILHHCSLPTVALPNRDSEEDDISDDEFNSFAAGQNCGTCETNIRPGIVHRLDKGTSGLLVVAKDEHSHAHLSEQFKLHSIHRVYISLTSGVPTPLSGRVEIPVGRDPNNRIRMTAVPGPSNSGQARHAASRYKVIEILAAGGSALVEWRLETGRTHQITLWVCLKM; this is encoded by the exons ATGATCTTCTCACTTAACTCCGcttcttttttctctatttcccACACTTCACAGTCTGCACTTCTCTTCCCTCGAAACCCTAAATCGTGCTCTAGGGTTTTCAGAATCCTTAGAGCTTGCTCTAATTCCACCGACGAACCTCTCGTATCTGTTTCCGGCCGGAGAACTAATTACGCAGGAGTTCGATTGGAGGAGACCGTTGTCGATGTCAATTCCGATTCAGGAAAGCTGAGGCTGGATTCTTGGATTTCTTCTCGCATAATCGGTATAAGTAGGGCTAGAGTGCAATCGAGCATTCGGTCGGGGCTTGTAAGCGTTAATGACAGGATTGTCGATAAG GTTTCCCATGTTATCAGAGCTGGGGACAAGGTTAATTGCACAATATCGGAGTTGCAACCCTTAAGGGCTGAACCAGAGGATATACCTTTAGATATAGTTTATGAAGATGAACATGTACTGGTGGTCAACAAACCTGCACACATG GTTGTTCATCCTGCACCTGGCAATGCTAGTGGCACACTTGTAAATGGTATTCTTCACCATTGCAGTCTTCCCACAGTTGCATTGCCAAACAGGGACTCTGAGGAAGATGATATTTCGGATGATGAGTTCAATAGTTTTGCTGCAGGCCAGAATTGTGGCACATGTGAAACTAATATTCGCCCTGGAATTGTGCACAGATTAGACAAAGGCACCAGTGGATTGCTTGTTGTTGCGAAG GATGAACATTCTCATGCCCATTTATCTGAACAGTTCAAGCTACACTCCATCCACAGAGTATACATTAGTCTTACGTCTGGAGTACCCACTCCACTTTCTGGACGAGTGGAGATCCCAGTAGGTCGTGATCCAAATAATCGAATTCGCATGACTGCTGTTCCTGGACCTAGTAACTCTGGACAGGCCCGTCATGCTGCTAGTAG GTATAAAGTTATTGAAATACTTGCTGCTGGTGGTTCTGCATTGGTTGAGTGGAGATTAGAAACTGGGCGTACTCATCAG ATAACCCTGTGGGTGTGCTTGAAGATGTGA